The Arachis duranensis cultivar V14167 chromosome 2, aradu.V14167.gnm2.J7QH, whole genome shotgun sequence genome has a window encoding:
- the LOC107472775 gene encoding uncharacterized protein LOC107472775, whose amino-acid sequence MRMSLIRPLLVRRGFSTSSEKLVASVLFERLPVVIPKVDPVVYAFQEFSFRWRQQFQRRYPDEFLDKSNARGKGDYQIDYVPAPRITEADKTNDRKSLQRALDRRLYLLLFGNTYGAPSGKPVWHFPEKVYESEENMRKCAETALKSIIGDLSHTYFVGNAPMGHMVVQPTEDTSKSTPFKRFFFKSQVIAKNKFNIGKCEDFVWVTKDELLEYFPEQAEYLNKMILS is encoded by the exons ATGAGGATGTCATTGATTCGGCCTCTGTTGGTAAGGCGAGGTTTCAGCACAAGCTCTGAAAAACTTGTTGCTTCTGTGCTCTTTGAGAGGCTGCCAGTGGTCATTCCCAAAGTCGACCCTGTAGTTTATGCATTTCAGGAATTTTC atTTCGATGGCGCCAACAATTTCAACGCAGATATCCTGATGAATTTCTAGACAAATCTAATGCTAG GGGCAAAGGTGATTATCAGATTGACTACGTGCCAGCACCACGAATCACCGAAGCTGACAAAACGAATGATCGAAA GTCATTACAAAGAGCTCTTGACCGAAGACTTTACCTTCTTCTCTTCGGTAATACATATGGGGCTCCAAGTGGGAAGCCTGTGTGGCATTTTCCGGAGAAAGTTTATGAATCAGAGGAGAACATGCGCAAG TGTGCTGAAACTGCATTGAAATCAATCATAGGGGACCTTTCTCATACATATTTTGTTGGAAATGCTCCAATGGGTCATATGGTTGTTCAGCCTACAGAAGACACATCTAAATCCACCCCTTTTAAG AGATTCTTTTTCAAGTCACAAGTAATTGCGAAAAACAAGTTCAACATCGGAAAATGCGAGGATTTTGTTTGGGTGACAAAGGATGAATTGTTGGAGTACTTTCCAGAACAAGCCGAGTATTTAAACAAGATGATCCTTAGCTAA
- the LOC107472777 gene encoding probable WRKY transcription factor 24, which translates to MENQDPSPPPPPQLLLPPPKQDHHHSHNDNNIHDESQYNPLFFLPPPPSPSSSSMMMMQNPLVQENIDWVSFFSNEQNNNLFIGDNHNTNKETMECASSSFYASTSTSTTSMPSRMTEVHQSGEDEKKKGGRLMKKKTKPRFAFQTRSADDILDDGYRWRKYGQKSVKNSMYPRSYYRCTHHTCNVKKQVQRLSKDTSIVVTTYEGIHNHPCEKLMETLTPLLKQMQFLASF; encoded by the exons ATGGAAAACCAAGACccttcaccaccaccaccaccacaattGTTGCTACCACCACCCAAACAAGATCATCATCACTCTCACAATGATAATAATATTCATGATGAGTCACAATACAATCCATTGTTCTTCTTGCCACCACcaccttctccttcttcttcctccatgatGATGATGCAAAACCCTTTGGTGCAAGAAAATATTGATTGGGTTAGTTTCTTCTCTAATGAACAAAACAACAACTTGTTTATTGGAGATAATCATAATACCAACAAAGAAACAATGGaatgtgcttcttcttctttttatgcTTCAACTTCTACCTCTACTACTTCTATGCCGTCTCGGATGACCGAGGTTCATCAGAGCGGCGAGgatgagaaaaagaaaggaggaagattgatgaagaagaagacgaagccGAGGTTTGCATTTCAAACAAGAAGTGCAGATGATATTCTTGATGATGGTTACCGATGGAGAAAATATGGACAGAAATCTGTGAAGAACAGCATGTATCCAAG AAGCTACTACCGGTGCACTCATCATACATGCAATGTGAAGAAACAAGTTCAAAGGTTATCCAAAGACACAAGCATAGTGGTGACAACTTATGAGGGAATTCATAATCACCCATGTGAGAAGCTCATGGAAACCCTAACTCCTCTTCTCAAGCAAATGCAATTTCTAGCTAGCTTCTAA